Proteins encoded within one genomic window of Xiphophorus maculatus strain JP 163 A chromosome 11, X_maculatus-5.0-male, whole genome shotgun sequence:
- the rfc3 gene encoding replication factor C subunit 3 — MSLWLDKYRPTSLGKLDYHKEQATQLKNLVQCGDFPHLLVYGPSGAGKKTRIMCLLKELYGPGVEKLRIEHQTIVAPSKKKIEINIIASNYHLEVNPSDAGNQDRVVIQELIKTVAQSQQIQSSTQREFKVVLLTEVDRLTKDAQHALRRTMEKYMTTCRLILCSTSTSKVIGPIQSRCLAVRVPLPSTEEVCSVLTSVCKKEGLLLPPELAKQISEKSGRNLRRALLMCEACRVQQYPFSADQDVPEPDWEVYLRETANAIVSQQSPQRLLEVRARLYELLTHCIPPDIIIKGLVEELLNNCDGQLKTEVAHLAAYYEHRLQLGSKAIYHLEAFIAKFMAMYKKFMEDGLDAMMF; from the exons ATGAGTTTGTGGCTGGATAAATATCGACCGACGTCTCTTGGGAAACTTGACTATCACAAAGAACAAGCGACTCAACTGAAAAACCTG GTTCAGTGCGGCGACTTTCCTCACTTGTTGGTGTACGGACCATCAGGAGCGGGGAAAAAAACCCGCATCATGTGTTTGCTGAAAGAACTGTATGGACCAGGGGTGGAGAAGCTTCGCATAGAGCATCAAACTATTGTG GCTccatcaaaaaagaaaattgagatcAACATAATAGCCAGCAACTATCACTTAGAGGTTAACCCAAG TGATGCAGGAAACCAGGATCGTGTGGTGATCCAGGAGCTGATTAAAACTGTGGCCCAGTCCCAGCAAATCCAGTCCAGCACTCAGAGAGAGTTCAAAG TGGTGCTGCTTACAGAGGTGGACAGACTTACTAAGGATGCTCAGCATGCCTTGCGACGCACAATGGAGAAGTATATGACTACCTGTCGTCTCATTCTCTGCTCGACATCCACCTCGAAGGTCATCGGGCCGATCCAGAGCCGATGTCTGGCTGTCAGAGTTCCTCTGCCGAGCACAGAAGAG GTGTGCAGTGTTCTGACGTCGGTCTGTAAAAAGGAAGGTCTGCTGCTGCCGCCTGAGCTGGCCAAGCAGATCAGCGAAAAGTCGGGTCGCAACCTCCGCAGAGCTCTTCTGATGTGTGAGGCGTGCAGAGTGCAGCA GTATCCATTCTCAGCAGATCAGGATGTGCCAGAGCCGGACTGGGAGGTCTACCTGAGAGAAACTGCTAATGCCATCGTCAGCCAGCAGAGTCCTCAGAG GTTGTTGGAGGTTCGAGCCAGGCTGTACGAGCTGCTAACGCACTGCATCCCTCCTGATATCATCATAAAG GGTTTAGTGGAAGAACTACTGAATAACTGCGACGGGCAGCTAAAGACGGAGGTGGCCCACCTGGCTGCTTACTATGAGCACCGACTCCAACTGGGCAGCAAAGCCATCTACCACCTGGAGGCGTTTATTGCAAAGTTCATGGCCATGTACAAGAAGTTTATGGAAGACGGCCTGGACGCCATGATGTTTTGA